In the genome of Bacillus thuringiensis, the window GGTGCTTTAGCGACGACTAAGTATGGTACTGCGACGGCTCCAATGTATTTAGCGAAAGAAAAAGGATGGAATTTAAAAATTTATTCGGATGAAACGCGTCCTAGATTACAAGGTTCAACGTTAACAGCATTAGAACTGCAGCGAGCGGGTATTGATGTTACTGTTATTACGGATAATATGGCAGCTATGGTCATGTCACAAGGGAAGATTGATGCAGTAATCGTTGGATGCGACCGTGTGGCAGCAAATGGTGATGTAGCAAATAAAATTGGCACATTAGGCGTATCTATTTTAGCTAAATACTACAACATTCCGTTTTATGTAGCAGCGCCAACACCGACAATTGATTTAAAGACATCGACAGGAAAAGAAATTCCGATTGAAGAAAGAGATGCTTCTGAAGTGATTAATCGCTTCGGACAATATTCAGCTCCGAAAGAAAGTAAAGTATATAATCCAGCATTTGATGTTACTCCACATGAAAATGTAACAGCGATTATTACAGAAAAAGGGATTGTAAAGGCACCGTTTACGGAGAATTTAAAAAAGCTATTTCAA includes:
- the mtnA gene encoding S-methyl-5-thioribose-1-phosphate isomerase, which gives rise to MMEEQLVPIQWKDDALVLLDQTLLPNEIVYESFKTAESVWDAIQVMKVRGAPAIGVSAAYGVYLGIKEFAESTEEGFMDEVRKVCTYLATSRPTAVNLFWALERMESVATDNAHLSISQLKNRLLEEAKEIHREDEEINRQIGVHALTLFHDEMGVLTHCNAGALATTKYGTATAPMYLAKEKGWNLKIYSDETRPRLQGSTLTALELQRAGIDVTVITDNMAAMVMSQGKIDAVIVGCDRVAANGDVANKIGTLGVSILAKYYNIPFYVAAPTPTIDLKTSTGKEIPIEERDASEVINRFGQYSAPKESKVYNPAFDVTPHENVTAIITEKGIVKAPFTENLKKLFQ